Sequence from the Kribbella aluminosa genome:
ACTACGCCGTGATGCCACACTAACTGAACGGTATTGGACCTAGACCACGTCGAACCACAAGCTGGTCGCCAGCGGGGTTTCGGTGACGCTCCTGCGTTCCAGGCGGACGGTGCGACCACCCGGGTGTTCGAACAGCCGGGTGCCGTCGCCGAGCATCACGGGAGCGTAGAGCACGAGGACCTCGTCCAGTTCGCCCGCTTCGATGCACTGCTTGGCGATGCTCGCGCCCATAACGTTGACGTACTTGTCCCCGGCCGCGTCCTTGGCCGCGGCGAGCGCCTTCGCGAAGTCGTCGACGTACGTCACGCCGGGCCGCGCGTCGGCCGGCGGGCGGTGGGTGACGACGTACTCCGGTCCGCTGAAGCCGCCACCGAACGCCTCACCCTCGTTCGGCTCGCCCTTGTACGGGTCGTCGCCGTCGTGCGTCCGGCGGCCGACCAGGATCGCGCCGATCCGCGGCACCAGCTCGTCGACCTCCGGGTTCGGGCCGAGGTACGGGCGCATCCACCGCATGTCGCCGCCCGGGCCGGTGATGAAGCCGTCCACCGACAGCGTCACGGAGTACAGCACCTTCGCCATGGTCGTTCCTCTCGTTCGGGATGTGCTGTTGAGACGAGCGACGACCGGAAAACTCATCGCAATCCGCTGCACACCGGTCCATCATGAGGACTTGATGACATCTCAGGCGCTCTGGACCGAAGTCGCGTGTGACGAGTCGGGGTTCTCCGGAACCAACCTGCTCGATCCCGCCTCGCCCGTCATCACCCACGCCAGCGTCGACCTCGACGTCTCCGCGGCCGCCGACGTGATCGCCGTACTGCGGACCAGTCTGCGGCGGAGTTCGGAGTACAAGTCCAACCAGCTGCTGCGCCCGGAGCAGCGGCCCGCGCTCGAGTGGTTG
This genomic interval carries:
- a CDS encoding dihydrofolate reductase family protein, with the protein product MAKVLYSVTLSVDGFITGPGGDMRWMRPYLGPNPEVDELVPRIGAILVGRRTHDGDDPYKGEPNEGEAFGGGFSGPEYVVTHRPPADARPGVTYVDDFAKALAAAKDAAGDKYVNVMGASIAKQCIEAGELDEVLVLYAPVMLGDGTRLFEHPGGRTVRLERRSVTETPLATSLWFDVV